A portion of the Oncorhynchus nerka isolate Pitt River linkage group LG27, Oner_Uvic_2.0, whole genome shotgun sequence genome contains these proteins:
- the LOC115122450 gene encoding SKI family transcriptional corepressor 1 homolog-B-like isoform X9 produces the protein MPTIGLYGSAIGYPKMSIFIFRLPGMESIPNQQPAGRDSSSSPSSKQDVQPFSSPISLKPNQVSETALYGVHIVSLVIDGQERLCLAQISNTLLKNYSYNEIHNRRVALGITCVQCTPVQLEILRRAGAMPISSRRCGMITKREAERLCKSFLGAHNPPKLPENFAFDVSHECAWGSRGSFIPARYNSSRAKCIKCTYCNMYFSPNKFIFHSHRTPESKYTQPDAANFNSWRRHLKLTDKSSSDDVAHAWEDVKAMFNGGSRKRTLPMSGSSMSSPLKSHSTSNPTQRSSPEVPHKTLRCDEDRGRPNISLSNGVRNYPVIPVPSKSFGMLQKIQPPLFPHPYGFPAFGLCQKKDDGVGETNKTNVSGVFWPGAKDSIYPSFPMFWPTAGGLPMPPYQQSPPKPPTELLSVRQSDLELSDQSDRCANTPKDSFQDSERCSSSQSTRNDEDKSGDEARSTEGLPTTPRKINYISAFRPVVKDAESIAKLYGNRDTYSGVRSGYLSPDFVSESSSYRSMSPDVDSVDDPDVDVESNRAHEDEESVQLSVEDRQSPPPLNSAHSGPEDSRELGTSPGPQPEDSHSGSSDDERQGGQVSERHDTPVYEVYTHEKDGHMPLNGPSTFGSKHSSPLQSNGVLHVSDPHKQRSPTREDVPQRAYQDQAKESPPCDGALRQHDVSRIHEKDIENMAKEELQKQLVEQVELRKKLEREFQSLKGPNEEGTVLQRRNGPTTSYCPSS, from the exons ATGCCAACTATAGGCCTATATGGTAGTGCAATAGGCTACCCTAAAATGTCTATTTTTATTTTCAGACTTCCAGGAATGGAGTCGATACCCAATCAACAACCAGCGGGACGAGACTCCAGCTCTTCCCCCAGCTCCAAGCAGGACGTTCAGCCCTTCTCCAGCCCCATCTCCCTGAAGCCTAACCAAGTCAGCGAGACCGCGTTGTATGGAGTGCACATCGTGTCTTTGGTCATAGATGGCCAGGAAAGACTTTGCTTGGCGCAGATATCCAACACATTGCTAAAGAACTACAGTTACAACGAAATCCATAACCGACGCGTTGCTCTTGGAATCACCTGCGTCCAGTGCACGCCCGTCCAGCTCGAGATACTGAGGCGCGCTGGCGCCATGCCAATCTCCTCGCGGCGCTGCGGTATGATCACTAAGCGGGAGGCGGAGAGGCTATGTAAATCATTCCTCGGTGCTCACAACCCACCAAAGCTACCGGAAAATTTCGCTTTTGATGTCTCTCATGAATGCGCGTGGGGAAGCAGAGGTAGCTTCATACCTGCCAGGTATAACAGCTCGAGGGCCAAGTGCATTAAATGCACATATTGTAACATGTATTTTTCCCCGAATAAATTCATATTCCACTCTCATCGCACTCCCGAGTCCAAGTATACACAGCCAGACGCAGCAAACTTCAATTCGTGGAGGCGCCATCTCAAACTAACAGACAAAAGCTCGTCGGATGATGTTGCCCACGCGTGGGAGGATGTTAAAGCGATGTTCAACGGGGGAAGTCGTAAGAGGACGCTACCTATGAGTGGgtcatccatgtcctctcctttGAAGTCACATTCCACCAGTAACCCAACCCAAAGAAGTTCCCCCGAGGTACCCCATAAAACGTTGCGCTGTGACGAAGACCGAGGTAGGCCTAACATCAGTCTGTCAAATGGCGTCCGGAACTACCCGGTTATCCCTGTGCCCAGTAAGAGCTTTGGGATGCTTCAAAAGATCCAGCCACCGCTCTTCCCCCACCCGTATGGATTCCCTGCGTTTGGACTGTGTCAAAAGAAGGACGACGGCGTGGGAGAGACAAATAAAACCAACGTTTCGGGTGTCTTTTGGCCAGGAGCAAAGGACAGTATCTATCCCTCTTTCCCGATGTTTTGGCCAACAGCAGGTGGCCTGCCGATGCCACCGTATCAACAGTCACCACCCAAACCACCCACAGAGCTCTTAAGTGTCAGACAGAGTGATCTCGAGTTATCGGATCAAAGTGACCGGTGCGCAAACACACCTAAGGATAGCTTTCAAGACAGCGAACGGTGCTCCAGCTCACAATCCACCCGGAACGACGAGGATAAATCCGGGGATGAGGCCCGGTCGACGGAAGGACTCCCCACAACTCCACGGAAGATAAATTACATCTCTGCGTTCAGACCTGTGGTGAAAGACGCCGAAAGCATTGCAAAGCTATACGGCAACAGGGACACGTACAGCGGTGTGCGCTCTGGTTACCTATCGCCAGATTTCGTGAGTGAAAGTTCTAGCTATAGGTCTATGTCCCCGGATGTGGATAGCGTGGACGACCCAGACGTTGACGTGGAGTCAAACAGGGCACACGAGGACGAAGAGTCAGTCCAACTGTCAGTGGAGGACCGTCAGAGTCCCCCGCCCCTCAACTCAGCCCATTCCGGGCCTGAAGATAGTCGAGAGCTGGGGACAAGTCCAGGACCACAACCGGAAGATTCCCACTCCGGGTCCTCTGATGACGAGAGGCAGGGTGGACAGGTGTCAGAGCGCCATGATACACCGGTGTACGAA GTGTACACACATGAAAAGGATGGACACATGCCTTTGAACGGTCCATCTACGTTTGGATCAAAACATAGCAGCCCATTGCAATCGAACG GTGTCCTCCATGTTTCCGACCCACATAAACAACGTTCTCCTACAAGAGAGGACGTTCCACAAAGAGCCTATCAGGACCAAGCAAAGGAAAGCCCACCAT GCGATGGGGCATTACGTCAGCATGACGTCAGTAGGATCCACGAAAAAGATATCGAAAACATGGCTAAAG AGGAACTTCAGAAACAGCTTGTCGAACAAGTGGAGCTCAGAAAAAAGTTGGAACGCGAATTTCAAAGTTTAAAAG GACCAAATGAAGAGGGAACTGTCCTACAGAGAAGAAATGGTCCAACAACTTCATATTGTCCGAG CTCATGA